caaaaaataaagagggCGGTTTTAAACTTTAAATGGGTCAGAATACCACATTGATGGGTGAAATGGAGAAGAATGGGATTAACTCTTAAATGGTTCTTTCCTCAGTGTGACAAGCAAAACCCTTGCACAATGTGCCACATTGAAACATAAGCTTCTATCTGCCTTTTTCTTAGGATCTGGTTTGGTCTGCAGGTGTTCAGACACTCCTGCTCTATATACGTTGCTTCATGCCTACACCAGCTTTTGGACAAAGGAGAACAGCCACTGACCTCTTATAGATGTATCCCAGGACAATGCCAGCTCCGATGGCAATGATTATCACTGTCATCATCAGCCCCAGCACATAACCTGTgaggacagaaaggaaagaggcaaAATTAGAGGCAGTAGATCCAGCTATAGCATTGCTTTCAGAGCTTCAAAACTAATCCATCCTGCCAGAATTACAGGAATGGATCCATCACATGATCCTGGGTTTGTACCTGGTGTCCCTAAGTCCTTCTTTTCTTTGGAGTTCATCTGCACTCTCTGGCTGATCCCAATGACGGGCTGCACAGCGGCTGCCTCGCTCCGGGAGGGCAAGGTATCAGCCGGTTCAAACACCTGGTTGACCTCCTGAGAAGTACCAACTTCTGCTGTAGAGACTGGGGCTATGGCAGCTGTAGCATCtgttgagaggaaaaaaagagacatagAAAATACAGAGCATTGATGAATACTTGAAAACAACACATGCCTTGTGAGTGGGACAGATCTAGACTGGTATCACTGAACCGCCTTCAAAGTACACTGACAAACACTTGTTCCCTCTTAAGTTGTTGCCAGAAATCCTACCAAGGCAGACAAGAAATGTACTCCTCCCCCCACTTTCCTTTGACATGAACCTATTTTAAGAGTGCAAAGCACCACAACAGACGAGACAGAAGTCAGACAGTAGAACGAAACCCAGGTTCAGGGCATGAGTCCAGGGGATGCACAATGACTTCATTTAGTGTATAGATCGATATACAGGCTGCAGCTTCAATCGTGCTGAACAGACACGAACAAGATGATGAGAATCTCCATCCCAAATCTCCCAGGAGCCTATTTATCTCTCTTCTGCCTCAATCTTCCTGAAGCAGGAAGATTTGACAAAAGGAGACTCCAGCTGGTGTGAAAACAACCTGGGGACATTCTTCTTACCCAGCCCCTTTTTGCAGCCATGTAGCAAACTCCTTTCGCATGATGGTCACGCTAAGTCAGAGCAACACTTCAGGCAGCACAGCCACTGACTAGTGTAAGTACAGCAAGTTCCTCCTCAGTACAGCAAGTTCATCCTCAGCCAGAGCCCAAACAAAGGTGCGTAAGGATGGATGCTCATAGCACAGactccttcccagccctgtgGATTTTTTATCAACAGCACTGAAAGATTTTCAAGGTAGCTCCTTCTCTCATGACAAAGTTAAAATGGAAGCTGTAGCACAGTGAAAGCTATGACAGTGGAAAGTAGGTATCTATTACCTGTCCTAAACAAAAACCCCCCTACTTTTTGGAAATGCTATGCACAGCATGCATCCACACCTGAAAACTCCCTCCACCTGGATCTCACCCCACAGCTGGCAATAACTCCATGTGGACTTGCTATCTGCAGCCATTTTGAGTCCTCAGTGGGATGTGAAATGGAAGTACAGAAGGGGAGTTAAAGACAGGAAATCAAGGTCTCCTGCACTGCACAGTGACTTTATGTAGGGTCAGCCAGAGAAGCTGAACCAAGGGGAGCTGCAGGACGCGACTATGATAAAAAGGTGCCCGCTCTGACACACAAAAATAGCCAAACCCCTTAAATATGCAAGTGGTGTACTGGCTGAAAAGTCAGGTAACAATCCTGATCCCAAAGCTGCAGGACTGTTTTGAGTAAGGGTCTTGGCAGCagaacatttgttttgcttcatctttagggaaaagcaggcaaaaaaaccagcaaagtGAAGAAAAGGGGAGGGTGTGTGCATGAGGAAAGTGTTTACATGCAAAGATAGCAACCCTGAGGGACAGCGGAGTGCGTAAATCTTGAGGAGCTCAGAAATAagtaaacagttaaaaaaacccaagcggTTGCTTTGGTCTCAGTCAATACTGACATCTGTCCCTGAAACAGGCTTCAGCTACAGTTCTTCTCTTGGCAAACTGTTTCCCACCCTGACTATCCGGGAGAAATccagtgtttggggttttcaaTTTCTTACTGTCCTCCCTCCAATTCTCATTTTCTCCAAGTTCTTTGCCCCCACCTGTACCCAAATTCACCCCGGCACTTGTTTAGCAGCAGGACGCTTGTTTAGACAGCGGTAACATGCCCAACAGTAATGGTCTACCAACATCTCTACAGTTCCTAGATGCCCagacctcagccttttccaccACAGCTGAAGAGCCGTACAGTGACTAgtgaaatggggggggggggggcgacaAGGCTTCGCACAGGCCTTTCCTCGCACTAATGGCAAAGCTCTAGGGGCGGAGCAAGGCACAGCTGGGAGGCAGATGTGCACACACAGGcgagggctgcaggggagccCCGGGTACGCTCCGTTCCTGGGGGAGGGCACGATGTGCTGCCACAGCCCGGggttgtttgggggggggccGCCCTGGTGACAGCGGCGGCCGCCCGGAGCAGGAGGCACGGCCGGGGAAGGCAGTGCCccgggagggcggggggggggggggggcggctgggcCAGCTCCTACCTGGGCACCGGGCGATGTCGCAGGCTCTGCGCTCGGGGGCCCCGCCGGCGCCTCGGATGTAGCACCAGGGCGCGGCGTCGCCGTCGGGGTTCCTGCAGCTGTTGTGGTCCTCGGCGACTGCTGGAGGGTAGCGGGCCGTCAGCgcggggcccgccgcccccagcgccccgctcccccaacaccccccgccgccggctacccccgctcccccccggacccccggACCCACCTGCCGGGagcgcggcgccggggccgctccGCACCGCCCGCCAGCTG
This sequence is a window from Pelecanus crispus isolate bPelCri1 chromosome 11, bPelCri1.pri, whole genome shotgun sequence. Protein-coding genes within it:
- the PIK3IP1 gene encoding phosphoinositide-3-kinase-interacting protein 1, producing the protein MLRGGPRRAVGAVLLGSLLLAAARGAEECLRGNGASYRGSRQVASGGAPCLSWRAVRSGPGAALPAAVAEDHNSCRNPDGDAAPWCYIRGAGGAPERRACDIARCPDATAAIAPVSTAEVGTSQEVNQVFEPADTLPSRSEAAAVQPVIGISQRVQMNSKEKKDLGTPGYVLGLMMTVIIIAIGAGIVLGYIYKRGKDLKEKHEQKVYEREMQRITLPLSAFTNPACELVDENTIVVHTNQTPVEDAHDGSGPLMGQAGTPGA